The Flavobacterium sp. 140616W15 sequence ATTCAGAAAATCCCATCTGTCATATGACAGATGGGATTTTTTTATGCTTTTAATTTAACCCCAAAAAAAAACGTTCCATATACAAATAAGATAACGTTCATAAAGTTAAAATAACACTTTCATAATATCTTATCATTCTTTGATTAACAAACCTCATCTAATTTTGGCTCAATAAAAAAAGTTTTTGTTTTTAAATAGAAAGCTTTTATCCAAAAAAATCAAATTTTGCTAAAGACAGTACTATGAAAAAAAAATTACACCTTGTAATTATTTGTTTAATAAGTAGCATAATAGTCAATGCACAGCAACAAAAAGGTATTGTTGGTGCATCAAACTGGATGAATAAATGGACCAATTTTAAACCTGCTTCAACAGAATACGATGAAGCGACAAACATTCTCGCTGGAACTATTGATAAGGATACTAAATTATACAAACGAAATACCTACCAATTAGTTGGTGTCGTTTATGTAACAAACAATGCCGTTTTAACAATAGAACCAGGAACTGTAATTAGAGGAGATGATAAAACTTGCGGTACTCTAGTAATAACAAATGGCTCTAAGATAATAGCCGAAGGTTTAGAAACAGATCCAATCATCTTTACATCTAATAAGAATGTTGCTGAAAGAAAGCCGGGTGATTGGGGCGGAATAATCCTTCTTGGAAAAGCTCCCATAAATAAAATGGGTGGAGTAAGTTTTCTGGACTTTAATCTAGACCCTATTGTCAATCATTACGGAGGACAAGATGCAGAGGATAACTCAGGTATTTTAAAATACGTTAGAATAGAATATTCTGGTAGAAAATTAAATGCTCTGAAAGAAATTAACGGATTATCATTGGCGGGAGTTGGTCGTAAAACCAAACTTGAACACATACAAATAAGCTATTCAAACGATGATTCATTTGAAGCCTACGGTGGCGATGTCATTATGAACAACTTAATTTCATATCGAGCCACCGATGATGATTTTGACTTTACACAAGGAGTACAATGCACAATCAATAATAGTATAGCTATTCGTCACCCTTACTCTTCTGATATTTCAGGCTCAAGATGCTTTGAAATTGATTCTTACGACAAAATTGAGAATAGCGACCCAAGCAAAAAACTAACAAAAATAACCGCTAGTAACATTACATTAATAAATCTTGAAGAAAGCAATCAAGGACTAGTTCGAGAAGCGGCACATATAGGAGAAAATAGTTATTTTGCATTAAATAATAGTGTAATTTCAGACTTTACACCATTTATGATTCTTCAAAATAAAATTGGAGATGGGCTGGTAAATCTTGAAAAAATTAAACTTAACGGATTAATAATTAATAACTGTCAAGGTGCCATTTTAAGTGAAAATTCAAACTTTGATTTAGGTATTAAAAATTGGTATCAGAACCCTGATTTTGGTTTAGAATATACATCTATAAGAAATGTCGCATTATTTACAGAACCAAATATTAAAGCAAATCCAGATTTTAGAATGAACGTAAATAATACTTTAGCTAGTGGTAATTAAGCCTTTAAAACCCTTCATTTAAATTTAATTTAACAAAAAACTCAAAAAAGCAGTTATTTTTTTTAAAATAATATATACGAATACTCAAATTACATTTATATATTTGTACCAACAAAAAAAGTTTATGAAAACAATTACAAATAATACTTGGTGGTGGAACAATTTACGTCAGACGTCGTGAACGAAGCTTCCTATAGTATTATTCGAACTATAAATATAAAAGGCTTGTCATCACGACAAGCCTTTTTTTTTGGACTAAACTTTTTTAAAAAACAATATTCTAAAACTTAAAAAACAACACATTGAAACCTTTTATACTCAACACACACTACAAACAAATCCTTGCTGACACAGTAACACCTGTGAGCATTTATTTCAAAATTAGAGACAAATTCCCTAATAGCTTGCTTTTAGAAAGTAGCGATTATCACGGAAATGATAATAGTTTCTCATATATCTGCTGTAATCCTATTGCAAGCATTAAAATCGAGAACGAAACTATTTCTAAAATGTATCCTGATGGAACTTCAGAAAAAACAGTTGTTGATAGCTCTACAAACATCCCAGAGATTATTCAGGAATTTTCAGGGCAATTCAAATCAGAGAAAAACGATTTTAAATTCATCAACAACGGATTATTCGGATACATTTCATACGATGCAGTTCGTTATTTTGAAAAAGTAGCAATTGCCAAGAAAGATAATAGTATTTCTATTCCAGATGTGTATTATGCAGTTTATCAAAACATCATTGCTATAAATCACTTCAAAAATGAAGCATACATTTTTTGCCATAGCGTGGATGGAAGAAACAATATTTCGGAAATAGAGCAATTACTACAATCAAGAAATATAGCTTCATATCAATTCACTAAAGAAGGCGAAGGATTCTCTAATTTAACTGATGAAGAATTTAAACATAATGTTGCTTTAGCAAAAAAACATTGTTTCCGTGGCGATGTATTCCAATTGGTTTTATCACGCCGATTTACACAAGGATTTAAAGGAGATGAATTTAATGTGTACAGAGCATTAAGAAGCATCAACCCTTCACCCTATTTATTCTTTTTTGATTATGGAGACTTCAAGATATTCGGTTCTTCTCCTGAAGCTCAAATCATTGTAAAAGATCGTAAAGCTGAAATTCATCCTATTGCTGGAACTTTTAAAAGAACAGGAAACGATGAACAAGATGCAATTCTAGCGAAACAATTATCGGAAGATAAAAAAGAAAATAGCGAACACGTTATGTTAGTCGATTTAGCAAGAAATGACTTAAGCCGTAACGGACATGATGTAAACGTAGAGAAATATCGTGAAGTTCAGTTTTTCTCCCATGTGATTCACTTAGTATCAAAAGTTACTGGTCATTTACACGAAAAAGCAACTACAATGCAAGTTGTTGCCGATACATTCCCTGCTGGAACTCTAAGCGGAGCTCCAAAACACAGAGCTATGCAGCTTATAGAAGAATACGAAAAAACCAATCGTAATTTTTATGGTGGTGCAATTGGTGTTATGGATTTTGAAGGCAACTTTAACCACGCCATTATGATTCGAACTTTCCTGAGCAAAAACCACCAATTACATTGCCAGGCTGGAGCCGGAATTGTAGCAAGTTCAGACGAAGAAAGCGAAATGCAAGAAGTGTACAATAAATTAAGAGCATTAAATACTGCCTTAGAAATGGCAGAGAAAATTTAATATTCAGTCACTATTTACAAACTTGAAAGGAAACAAAATATTTAATAAACCTAAAAACTAAACTCAAAAAACCTAAAAACTATGAAAAACACTATCGCATTATTATTGGTTATGACATTTTTAAGCTCTTGTAATGATAAAAATAAGCAAGAATCTACAACTGCTAAAAAGGATATCGAAGGAACCTGGCGACTTATATCAGCTGAGACAACCGAAAAAGATTCTACTTTTTCAACATTCGATCCAAAAACCAAAATGATCAAAATTATAAATGACTCCCACTTTGCATTCTTCAACCATGATTTAAATAATGGTAAAAAAGAGGGCGCTCTTTTCTTCGGAGGTGGAGGAAAATATACTTTAAAAGATAGTACATACACAGAGAATTTAGAATATTTCAACAATAGAGATTGGGAAAACAGCAAATTTGAGTTTACTGTAAAAATTAAAAATGATACCTTAATTCAAAAAGGAATTGAGAAACTTGAAAAACTTGGAATAGACAGAATAATTGTCGAAAAATACGTTCGAGAAAAATAAACAAAAAATTAGTTTCAAGTTTTCTTTGTTTCAGGTTTCAAGTTGTTGGAACATGAAACTTGAAACCTGAAACTTGAAACAAAAAAAGACAAAATGAAAAAATATTAGTAATAGATAACTACGATAGCTTCACTTATAACCTTGTACATTATCTAGAAGATTTAGATTGTGAAGTAACCGTATACAGAAATGATGAGTTTGATATTGATGAAATTGCAAGTTTCGACAAAATATTACTTTCACCAGGGCCAGGAATTCCAGACGAAGCTGGTTTGCTAAAAGCTGTTATTCAAAAATATGCTCCTACCAAAAGTATTCTTGGAGTTTGTTTAGGACAACAAGCTATAGGAGAAGTTTTTGGAGGAACATTATCAAATCTTGATAAAGTATATCATGGTGTAGCTACCAATGTAAAAACAGTGGTCGATGATGAAATTTTGTTCGAAGGATTAGGTAAAGAATTTGAAGTAGGTCGTTATCATTCATGGGTTGTAGATGCAAGTTTACCCGATGTTCTTGAAGCTACATCTTACGACGAAAACGGACAAGTAATGTCATTAAGACACAGAACCTATGATGTACGCGGAGTTCAATTTCATCCTGAAAGTGTATTAACTCCAAACGGAAAAAAAATGTTAGAGAATTGGGTTAAAAAATAGTTTTCAATTTTCAGTAGCAGTTAACAATAACAGTTGAAACTTGAAACAAAAAAACATTTCAAACCTTAGCAACTTAAAAAAAATGAGTATTAGAATTTTAGAAACCAAAGAAATTAAAATTGAAGATATAATTATATTGTACAAAGCAAATGAATGGAGTTCAGCTGAAAAACC is a genomic window containing:
- a CDS encoding anthranilate synthase component I family protein, whose amino-acid sequence is MKPFILNTHYKQILADTVTPVSIYFKIRDKFPNSLLLESSDYHGNDNSFSYICCNPIASIKIENETISKMYPDGTSEKTVVDSSTNIPEIIQEFSGQFKSEKNDFKFINNGLFGYISYDAVRYFEKVAIAKKDNSISIPDVYYAVYQNIIAINHFKNEAYIFCHSVDGRNNISEIEQLLQSRNIASYQFTKEGEGFSNLTDEEFKHNVALAKKHCFRGDVFQLVLSRRFTQGFKGDEFNVYRALRSINPSPYLFFFDYGDFKIFGSSPEAQIIVKDRKAEIHPIAGTFKRTGNDEQDAILAKQLSEDKKENSEHVMLVDLARNDLSRNGHDVNVEKYREVQFFSHVIHLVSKVTGHLHEKATTMQVVADTFPAGTLSGAPKHRAMQLIEEYEKTNRNFYGGAIGVMDFEGNFNHAIMIRTFLSKNHQLHCQAGAGIVASSDEESEMQEVYNKLRALNTALEMAEKI
- a CDS encoding aminodeoxychorismate/anthranilate synthase component II produces the protein MLVIDNYDSFTYNLVHYLEDLDCEVTVYRNDEFDIDEIASFDKILLSPGPGIPDEAGLLKAVIQKYAPTKSILGVCLGQQAIGEVFGGTLSNLDKVYHGVATNVKTVVDDEILFEGLGKEFEVGRYHSWVVDASLPDVLEATSYDENGQVMSLRHRTYDVRGVQFHPESVLTPNGKKMLENWVKK